From a single Loxodonta africana isolate mLoxAfr1 chromosome 9, mLoxAfr1.hap2, whole genome shotgun sequence genomic region:
- the ASPN gene encoding asporin isoform X2 yields MKEYVLLLLLTLCSAKHVFSPSYMTLKNMMLKDIEDSDDDEDDNDNSLFPTREPVNPFFPFDLFPTCPFGCQCYSRVVHCSDLGLTSVPSNIPFDTRMLDLQNNKIKEIKENDFKGLTSLYGLILNNNKLTKIHPKAFLTTKKLRRLYLSHNQLGEIPLNLPKSLAELRIHDNKVKKIQKDTFKGMNTLHVLEMSANPLENNGIEPGAFEGVTVFHIRIAEAKLTSVPKEKRNKNSTH; encoded by the exons ATGAAGGAATATGTGCTCCTACTGTTGTTGACTTTATGCTCTGCCAAACACGTCTTTAGCCCTTCATACATGACATTAAAGAATATGATGCTGAAGGACATAGAAGATTCAGACGACGATGAAGATGACAATGATAACTCTCTTTTTCCAACAAGAGAACCAGTTAACCCCTTTTTTCCATTTGATTTGTTTCCAACATGTCCCTTTGGATGTCAATGCTACTCGAGAGTTGTTCACTGTTCCGATCTAG GTTTGACCTCAGTCCCAAGCAACATTCCATTTGATACTCGAATGCTAGATCTTCAAAACAATAAAatcaaggaaataaaagaaaatgattttaaaGGACTCACTTCACTTTAT GGTCTGATTCTGAATAACAACAAGCTAACAAAGATTCACCCAAAAGCCTTTCTAACCACAAAGAAGCTGCGAAGGCTATATTTGTCCCACAACCAACTAGGCGAAATACCACTTAATCTTCCGAAGTCATTAGCAGAACTCAGGATTCACGATAATAAAGTTAAGAAAATACAAAAGGATACATTCAAAGGAATGAATACTTTACATGTTCTGG AAATGAGTGCAAATCCTCTCGAAAATAATGGGATAGAACCAGGGGCGTTTGAAGGAGTGACAGTGTTCCATATCAGAATTGCAGAAGCAAAACTAACCTCAGTTCCTAAAG aaaaaagaaacaaaaactctaCTCATTaa
- the ASPN gene encoding asporin isoform X1, with the protein MKEYVLLLLLTLCSAKHVFSPSYMTLKNMMLKDIEDSDDDEDDNDNSLFPTREPVNPFFPFDLFPTCPFGCQCYSRVVHCSDLGLTSVPSNIPFDTRMLDLQNNKIKEIKENDFKGLTSLYGLILNNNKLTKIHPKAFLTTKKLRRLYLSHNQLGEIPLNLPKSLAELRIHDNKVKKIQKDTFKGMNTLHVLEMSANPLENNGIEPGAFEGVTVFHIRIAEAKLTSVPKELPSTLLELHLDYNKISNVELEDFKRYKDLQRLGLGNNRITDIENGSLATIPRVREIHLDNNKLKKIPSGLQELKYLQIIFLHSNSITKVGVNDFCPTVPKMKKSLYSAISLFNNPVKYWEVQPATFRCVLGRMSVQLGNFRK; encoded by the exons ATGAAGGAATATGTGCTCCTACTGTTGTTGACTTTATGCTCTGCCAAACACGTCTTTAGCCCTTCATACATGACATTAAAGAATATGATGCTGAAGGACATAGAAGATTCAGACGACGATGAAGATGACAATGATAACTCTCTTTTTCCAACAAGAGAACCAGTTAACCCCTTTTTTCCATTTGATTTGTTTCCAACATGTCCCTTTGGATGTCAATGCTACTCGAGAGTTGTTCACTGTTCCGATCTAG GTTTGACCTCAGTCCCAAGCAACATTCCATTTGATACTCGAATGCTAGATCTTCAAAACAATAAAatcaaggaaataaaagaaaatgattttaaaGGACTCACTTCACTTTAT GGTCTGATTCTGAATAACAACAAGCTAACAAAGATTCACCCAAAAGCCTTTCTAACCACAAAGAAGCTGCGAAGGCTATATTTGTCCCACAACCAACTAGGCGAAATACCACTTAATCTTCCGAAGTCATTAGCAGAACTCAGGATTCACGATAATAAAGTTAAGAAAATACAAAAGGATACATTCAAAGGAATGAATACTTTACATGTTCTGG AAATGAGTGCAAATCCTCTCGAAAATAATGGGATAGAACCAGGGGCGTTTGAAGGAGTGACAGTGTTCCATATCAGAATTGCAGAAGCAAAACTAACCTCAGTTCCTAAAG AACTACCATCAACTTTACTGGAGCTTCATTTAGATTATAATAAAATTTCAAATGTGGAGCTGGAGGATTTTAAACGATACAAAGATCTGCAAAG ACTGGGCCTAGGAAACAACAGAATCACAGATATTGAAAACGGAAGTCTTGCTACTATACCACGTGTAAGGGAAATACATTTGGACaacaataaacttaaaaaaatcccTTCAGGATTACAGGAGTTGAAATACCTCCAG ATAATCTTCCTTCATTCTAATTCAATTACAAAAGTGGGAGTGAATGACTTCTGTCCAacagtgccaaagatgaagaaatctttATACAGCGCCATAAGTTTATTCAACAACCCGGTGAAGTACTGGGAAGTACAACCTGCAACATTCCGCTGTGTTTTGGGCAGAATGAGTGTTCAGCTTGGGAACTTCAGAAAGTAA